A single genomic interval of Nostoc commune NIES-4072 harbors:
- the yidD gene encoding membrane protein insertion efficiency factor YidD encodes MKLLFIWLIRGYRMFISPLFLPTCRFQPTCSMYAIEAIERFGVLRGSWMATRRILRCHPFHPGGYDPVPEVVEKVKEE; translated from the coding sequence ATGAAATTATTATTTATTTGGCTGATTCGGGGCTACCGAATGTTTATCTCGCCGTTGTTTCTCCCGACTTGTCGCTTTCAACCAACTTGTTCGATGTATGCTATTGAAGCTATTGAACGGTTTGGAGTGTTGCGTGGTAGCTGGATGGCAACTCGGCGGATTTTGCGCTGTCATCCGTTTCATCCAGGTGGTTACGATCCAGTGCCAGAGGTGGTGGAAAAGGTGAAGGAGGAGTAG
- the ychF gene encoding redox-regulated ATPase YchF, protein MLRAGIVGLPNVGKSTLFNAVVANAKAEAANFPFCTIEPNVGVVAVPDERLNVLAKIASSAQIIPARVEFVDIAGLVKGASQGEGLGNQFLSHIREVDAIVHVVRCFENDDIIHVAGSVDPARDIEIINIELGLSDLAQIERRIDRTRKLARTSKDAQFEITVLEKLAAALNEGKSVRQVSLNEEEAVIIKGLELLTYKPIIYAANVSEDELATGNHFVETVRQIAATENAQVVIVSAQVEAELVELPEEDKADFLASLGVEEGGLKSLIRATYTLLGLRTYFTCGPKETRAWTINAGMSAPQAAGVIHSDFERGFIRAETVAYKDLVTTGSMNAAKEKGLVRSEGKEYVVQEGDVMLFRFNV, encoded by the coding sequence ATGCTAAGAGCCGGAATTGTCGGACTTCCCAACGTCGGAAAATCTACTTTATTTAATGCTGTAGTTGCTAATGCTAAAGCAGAAGCAGCTAACTTCCCTTTTTGCACGATTGAACCGAATGTCGGCGTTGTCGCAGTACCGGATGAACGGTTAAATGTTCTTGCTAAGATTGCTAGTTCAGCACAAATTATCCCGGCGCGGGTTGAATTTGTGGATATTGCCGGTTTAGTTAAAGGCGCAAGTCAGGGTGAGGGACTAGGGAATCAATTCCTGTCCCACATCCGGGAAGTTGATGCGATCGTCCATGTGGTACGTTGTTTTGAGAATGACGATATTATCCACGTTGCTGGTTCTGTTGATCCAGCGCGAGATATTGAAATCATTAATATAGAATTGGGTTTATCAGATTTAGCACAAATTGAGCGCCGAATTGACCGCACTCGTAAACTAGCTCGTACCAGCAAAGATGCACAGTTTGAAATCACAGTTTTAGAAAAATTAGCGGCGGCTTTAAATGAAGGTAAATCGGTGCGTCAGGTAAGCTTGAATGAAGAAGAAGCAGTAATTATTAAAGGATTAGAACTGCTTACTTATAAACCGATTATCTACGCTGCGAATGTCTCTGAGGATGAGTTAGCGACTGGTAATCATTTTGTGGAAACAGTGCGGCAAATTGCTGCAACAGAAAATGCCCAAGTTGTGATAGTTTCGGCTCAAGTTGAAGCTGAATTAGTGGAATTACCAGAGGAAGATAAAGCTGATTTCCTGGCGTCTTTAGGTGTGGAAGAAGGCGGTTTGAAATCATTGATTCGGGCAACTTACACGCTTTTAGGCTTACGGACATATTTCACTTGTGGCCCTAAAGAAACCCGCGCTTGGACAATTAATGCGGGAATGTCTGCACCTCAAGCTGCTGGTGTAATCCACAGTGATTTTGAGCGGGGATTTATTCGCGCCGAAACTGTTGCTTATAAAGATTTAGTAACAACTGGTTCGATGAATGCTGCGAAGGAAAAAGGGTTGGTTCGCAGTGAAGGGAAAGAGTATGTTGTGCAAGAAGGAGATGTAATGTTGTTCCGATTTAATGTGTAG